Genomic DNA from Oryza sativa Japonica Group chromosome 5, ASM3414082v1:
gtactgtttaacttatatatgtcatttcatgtggttatattttgaattagattaagtaatttcatatagtggtagagtgcattatgtttaacatgctgatcaaagggttttactaaaggagttatggtctaattttagtgaaggtgcaaagtagactaagtggtatgctagatattttcagacttagctaagtggtagttcgagtttaaattttttttgtggttggttgtatcgtgatcctaagtgtgaaaaaacatccgaaaaaataaaataaaaatgacaccgttgcaactccatacagagaaacaggaatggaggcggcggcgccagccatgctggcgccctcctccctagggcggcgccagcatggctggcgccctcctcctgccacgtcggttcgcgtgcgccacggtggcaggaggacggcgccagagaggctggcgccgtcccgttggatgacggcgccagccactctggcgcccaaaaaaggaccatttctgggataagttttttcaggggtctatttgcgaaataagttttttaaaaggatcaaaatgtgaaaaatccagctactctctctctgtctctttcatccttttctaatcaaacttggtttgaccaaatttatataaaaaaaacatagcagtattttcaacacaaaacaaatatattataaatatatttaatgttgtatttaattaaactaatttaatattttagattttgctaatttttctataaatcttGTCAAACCTAATCAAATTATGACTTGCAATATGAAACGAAGGACTAGTAGGaaaactctattcatccttagGGGATATCCCCTCTTTTTTCATGTCACttaaaagttatcaaaaaaaatttaaaaaaaatttagtatgatagatcaatatgtgatatttAACTTCGCAAGCatgcatattcaaattcaacttgtacaagtataaacaaaaacaataaaattGACCGTGAATAGAACGTGTAGTTCacggtcaaatttgttatttttgtttcgaattgtATAAGTAGAATGTTGCCTTGTATGTTTGcgaaaagatatatcatatattgatctattttgataatttttttaagaattttttgataatttttaaATGACATGCACAAAACTAGTGACGTCCCCccttaaaaggaaaaaaaaaagcacttgACGGACTAGTATATTATTACAAGCGCCGTGTgtgcatgcttgcatgcatgtgaTCGGCCGGGCACGTAAAGTGACGCGCGGCTGACGTCATAATATTCCATCAGGACATTTAATTCTTCCTGCttttgattgattaattaactaGTGGAGTAATACGGTTAGTGTTGCTGCTTGCTTCCTTAATACTATTTTTTTAGTATTATTAAGTAGTGTATTCATTTATGTGGCTAATTAATACCATCCAAACTCAACTAGGGGAGGTAAAAAGTTGTCCACTGTAGTTCAAGGAGGCCCACATTGTCAGTGACACAAGGGCAGAGGTTTTGGGTTTAGCAAGGTAACCCGAGCCGAGAGAGGGGTGGGTGGGCgtggtgtgtgtgtgcgcgtgtCTGTGCCACCTTGTGCTCTGCTCCTCTGATTCAtcaagaaaaaacagaggaagaaagggaggaaaaaaaaaagcagagtgCATCCGGTGAGTTGGAATTGGGCGAGCGCTTAgatctatccatccatccacatgAACTgaccaccacgacgacgacgacgacgattttTACCAGAAATGCTTTATTTAAGACGTCCGACCCGGAAGAATATACCGGACGGGACCCTCACATTTAACTAAGCAGAGAAACAAAGTAGTACTCGATAGAAGCATACATCAGCAAACTTTTTAGTTACGCATGTGTAAAGGACTCACACAATAGAATAGTTATTTTTTCAACCAAAGCCAACAACCAACAACCATTTGAAAcattaaaatttccttttctcttaaactatttaTCTAGTCTGTAATCTGATCTGTTGTATTTATGGCAATTAAATCTTCTTAACAAGACCTCATATGAATATATTtcgataaaaaaatacatatgttTCAACCGTTAAAATCAAATGTTTCACGCATGAGAAACAAATGTCTCAATTTTTAATTCGACTTTGTTGCACATTTAAAGTTTTGTGTTGCAACAGATTATTAAATGTTGCACATCCTATTATCTAGGTATTTCAATAAGTTTTTTCAAATGTTTCACTAGTTTATTTGCAAATGTTGCAATAGCGTTCTTTTGATGTTTCAGTAAATAGGTATGATGTTTCAGTACTTATAACTCAACTGTTTTATTTATGGTATAAAAATGTTTCATATGTTTTTTCAACGTAATATactcatgtgagatcttgttataaaaatttaattacaacgatataattagatcatagatcataTAGATAGGTTAGGAGAAAAATCATTTCAAAAATTGCTAAAGAGTGTACATGTATATAGTAGGAAAGAGATGGTGCATAGTGCATGGTTTGCGTGAATCCTGTTATCTGCTCAGAATTGCAACGGGTAGGGCTTCCGATCTTTTGAGTTTTATCGGACGTCCGAGCTGTAGCCTTCTCCGGTTTTTTACTTTAATAGTATTGATATCTAATTTGGAACTTTTATTGGCATGATGGTTATATCTTGTATGTTGCTATCTTATGCTCTGACAAGAATTCTAAAGCAATTAGAATTTTAAAAGAATTATTATACGACTCcttatgtatttttaaaagtaaacgATCttgaaaaccgactcaaatacaaataatttatcaaaatatcagcggaaacatatttaatttttataatagtagagatagagatagatatATAATTAAAAGTAACGTCCACGCATCGTACGTCGCTACGAATAATAAGAACTCTTAGATCCGATATATATTACATGGGTAAAGATAAAGAAATATATGTGCGTAACATCCGTTAGTTCGGTAATAAAATTAGTTGACGTACTGGTTCTCAtggcggaggacgacggcggcggcgacgagtggAGCGGCCTAGAGCCCTTCTTCTACGACGAGGCGGTGGCGAGAGCGGACGGCGAGCGAGCGCTGGAGAGGCAGCGGGAGAAGGAGCGGAAGGAGGCGGAGCACCAGGCGTGGCGGGAAGCCTGCGACGCCGCCAGGGACAAGATCCTCGAGTACGACCCCAAGCATGGCTGCCGCACCTACACCCGCTTGTGGTTCTGCAGCTCCATCCTCTTCAACCTCGACGAGGAGTCGCCGATCGGCCCCTTGTGCCGAACCGTCGACCGCGGCCAGCCGCCCCTCCACCGAGCCGGCGACAGCAGGCTGCGCATGTCGTTGAACGTCCTCGCCGTGAACATCGTCTCCTCCGACGTCGGCTACCCCGTGCTCGTCTACGGCACCGTCATCGCCAGGGATGTCATCGATCGAAAGTGCCTCTACCTCTTCCGCCGCACCACCGACAATCCCCAGCTCATCACCTCCAAGGCAAGTACGTCATCATCATTATCTAATCtagctgatcgatcgattgatcactTCTTGTTCTTGCATAATTGCAatattgcatgatgatgatgatgattataTAGGATGAAACGTTGGTTTTGACCGGACCAACTCGATCAATCGAGGTGTCCGACTCCGTGTTCTTCGAGGTGAATCTCAAgttgaaggaggaggaggatgacggcgatgtcgtcgtcgacgacagAGAATTCAGCAAAGGGCTAATCGAATTTAGAAGCCTGAGCATGCCAAGAGGTGTCGAGGATGTGGTCGTCGGAAGCTGCAGCACGCTGGATAGCAGGCTCAGCACGGTCGAGCTCTCCTACGCCTACATCGGAGGCGCCGTcgaggccgccgtcgacgtCACCCTGCgcctgcctgccgccgccggcgccggccgccatcGTCGCTGCTTCCATGGACAGATCACtgcgtgcagcagcagcatcccgGATGCATCCATTGTGCTCTACGACAGCAGCAAAGTGAACGCGACCAGCAATTCTTCAGCTGGAGGCGCCGCCGGAGACGTCGCCGTCGATCTTGCCCGCCGCGTCATGGCCGTCCGTGCGGCCGACGAGCTCGTCTTGACGCTCATTGCTGCTGCAGGCGATGCTGACTGCCACCATTATCGCACAAATGTCGAATTCACTCCAAGGATCTGTGGTTCAGAGAGCCTTGAAGTCAGCATCTGCGGAATTAAGCTGCTCATCAAGGTTTCCTGGTCTGCATTTTAAACAAATTTACTGACATCAAATTTTCTTTTCAGTAATCAAATTTGTGCAATGTACAGCATTAGTTAATTACTTGTTCATCAGTTATTACTTTTGAACTACGGTAAACATCGTCAAAGCCATTCATCAACCAGTTCTCAGACTCAGTTGCTACAATGCAACTAGTTACATTTTTTCGACTCAACTCAGGCAAGCAAACATCTATCTCAACGAGCTAGCTAATACTACCTGACTAATATAATTATAAGCACAGCAGAATAACAGACCTGATGATATAAAGAAAGCATGTTAAGAGGTTCAGATTTGCAGGCCTCATGTATACAACTTCTCCCTCTGATACTGCAGTGTCTTGTCATCGAATTTGTTTTGAACTGAACCTTTCGGCTGGTGTATAGTCTCTTGACACTGATAGTAGTGAAAGCTGTTTAAGACTCCTAAACTTTAATTGAAAGTAGTTTCGGACTTGAGTACAAAACACATTTTTAGAAGTATGATGGAATGCTAGTTTGTTCAATCAGCTGGTAAAGGGGAACAAAAATTGCTAGTCAGAACGTTTCAATCAATTGAATAAAAATACTAAAGGTTCCAATGGCATTGCTCCAGTTTCGTTTTCAATTAATGACATAGCAATCTGCAGAACAGAGCAGAGGTAGATACTTAGAAAGGTTGCATTGACAGGTGTACCACAGTTGGTAATGGTACATAACCTTATCggcttgtttggcaacttgagggaagaggattgggagtttacacgagaaaattgatggtgagattaagatgggaatttgatttttcatctcagtctcttgtttggtagaggtggtggaaattgatagggagtttagttggagattagatcattaatgaaaaTGGATGgttgagatttgtttaggcgaagtaaaggaggaattccctcctaattacctgcccctacccaggtattgaaaaggagggagttcattcctcaattccccatccccatcccaccaaaattcccatgtcccccaaccaaacaaaacagttaatagcctcatccttttaaactcccaatccctcctagAAACTCTCTCCAACCAAACAGACCGTATAAGCATGGAAATAGAGGAGATAATCCTGTGTTTCCAGCAACTGCACGACATCCATATAAGTTTACAGACAATCAGCACGTAGCAACCAATAACAACAATTGAaacaggaaaaataaaaatctccATAGAAACATACTTAGCCCATAGCCCATATTTACACTACACATCACCAAATTCAGCAGGCAAAAAATATCAGACAACCAAATGATGAAGAactctcttcttcctttctttttggCAAAGACAAAGGCACCATTTGTCCATTTGCCGTTTTTCAGTCTACAGCCTAGAGAGCCCTCTTACTACAATAGAAGGCAATGTATCAACTCAGGTTGATTACATACACAAGATATGCTGAAACTTCTATGTGGTATCACACCTAAGATGTTCAGACAAAATCATGATGACGGTGACTGTGGTGGCTTTGTTGCGTCATTGCCTTGCCGATGTCCTTTACCCATAGCTTCTTCCTCCAAGTGCTCTTTCAGACCTTCTTTGTAGGACTCGACATAGTTCTTCAGTGCATCTGTGTAGTTTGAGGCGCGAGCCATGTACATCCGCTGTAACGCAGGCTTGGCTTTCTCTGCTCCACCCTTTAATGCGCCGAGAAGGTCCTCAACCGTGGTAGGCTCGCTGCTTCCCTCCTCAGTCTTGATGTCGGGTTCCTCTTTGACCTTCTTGTAGTCATTCGGTCTGAGATCAGGGCCAATGTCTCTGACCCAAGAAGCCCCGTACAGCCTGGTTGCCTCCTTCAGAATACACCACTTGTCTTTCAAGGTGAGCTTTGGCCGCTTCTTGATGTGTGGAGGATCTGGCAAGGATGAAGGAAAAGCAATCTCCTTGAGATCATATCTGACGTAATCATACAACTTCCTGCAAACAACTCTGAACTTCATGCCCATTGGTACTGCAGTGCCTCTCTCCTTTGTGTGGTCTGACAACAGATTAACCTGCAGCACAATGAAAGGTTCACCATAAATTTTTTAGCTCCCATGTGTTCTAGATTCTAACATGAGACATCAGACATTTAAAAAATGCAAGGTGGAATTGGTATGAAATGCCAAAGCCGACCAAGATTTCAGCATGTAAAGTGACTAGGGAGCTAGCAATTCATCAAGCTGTGCTAGAGGAAAGGTACAGAGACAACTTGTTAACATTTAAATCTTCAAAAACTATCTAGTATCCATGTCTACAATTAGCTAGAAGGGATAAATGTCACCATGTCAGCATGTTCCACATTCACATTTTATTTCTCCTCATGAGCTTCTCGCCTTGTAAAACACCTCACAATGATTCAACACAGAAAAACTCAAGAGTCACAATGATGTCAGAGAAAACTACACATAGTGATCAGTGGAACACCTGATGAAAAGAATTGAACACAAGGAGAGTTTTTGGTGCTGCAAAGCAGCAGCTTTTCTTGACCTTATATTGCAACTTAAATAGACAAAACAGAAACTAGATCATGTCCTTGATGCCACGAGTGCCACGCCCATCCACTTCTTCTGCCATCCCAAACGTCGGGGTGTGCTGCACCATGCACTAACTAATGACCCATTCCAGCATGAACATGCATGCTTCGAGCTACAAATGTGCACAACCAACTAACTCCACCATGCGCTGACTCAACAGAACAAGAAAGAAATGAACCACGCGCACAAGAATTATTTGCTAACAAATGATTGGAAACTTATACTATCAGTCATATATGTTGGTACCAGTACTAGTTAACTACCTAGTCAAAGTTTTAGTTTCAGTAACAGCATGTAGAACTAGCCCTATATTTTTATTCAAGAGGCAGAAATGTTTTGTTAGAACTAGAATATACAAAATTGACACAATTATAGGGAGCATATATATACAGCATAGAAGCTATAGTGCTCAGTCATGCAATGTGGCATTGATTTCCTTGAACAACCCATGTCAAAAGCAGGGAAATATTCGTGTAGAAATATACATACATATCACATTAGCACCATTAAAGCTAAAAACATAGGAACCCATGTCAGAAGCAAAATAGGATCATTGCTCAAACTTATATTGTCAAGATCGAGCAGAAGTTTAGTAGGCAAAAAAAGCACGAAGAGGCCGAAAGGCACCGAGAATTTACTCCGTACACGAGATGATTTCGATCGGAATTTGAACACAGTACATGTAATAGTGCATCAAATTCAAGTTTCTTCTATGAATTAGCGCATCTAATTAATGTCAAACTGCtaatttagaaaaagaaaaaagaaagaaagaaagagaaggggaaTAGGTTGGTGCCGCACCGGTCAGTAGCGAGCGGAACAGAACCCGCGTGCCACCAGCAGACgaccgacggcggcgtcggaaGATGGGAGGAGATGAAATGAGAGACCCGCCGGCGATCCTGCAGGGGGAGAGCTGATttatgagtaaaaaaaaaaaaaaaaccggaagcggcggcgtgCTCGCAAGGCCGGACTCGGAACCAGAATCCGCTGGCGCCAAGCGGCGGAGAGGTAGATACGAGAAGGCGGCGTGCGGCGAGGTGAGGTCGGAGATATACtgaccgtcgtcgccgtcgttgggAGCGGCGCTCCAGGcggagggaagcggcggcggcagcggcgctggTGAACTCCCGACCTAAGGGCACCTCGCTGAGACGCTGACGTTTCGTCTTGGGCCTACGTACCAAACTTGGGCCGGTGGTAGTGGGTTGGACCTCATCGAGGCACATTTCCATCTGATTTATTTGTGGGCCTTGTGAAGCAGATTATTCATCAACAAAAAGtatattttacctccctcagcTATAGGCACGTCCACGTTGCAACGATTTTTTATTCAGTTTAGAGTAGGGCGATGGCACCATTAACTTTTGAAATAACGTTGGATCATTCATGCTATTTAaaacattaatataaatatgttaaaatataaatttgtttgaataagacaaataatcAAGTATGATGCTAAAAGTCAATTgaatcatctatttaaaaaaaatagaggaagtagACTTTTTCGTTCATCTGGCgaattatttatttagttaATTATGAGATAAATTGGATTACAACCGTAAACATATAAACCTGCAATGCGTCTCCTAGTAGTAATATATGGGATTTTTTGATACCCTTATTATATATATGGCCATTATAGAGAGTTGAAATAATCTACGGATTCAAGACGACCCTGTCgtagtcgccggcggcggaggcggaggcgtcggCGCTCTGGCCGCCGTCGAGCGGGAAGAAGAATGGGTAGGTCTCGTAGCGCGCCATGCAGCTGCTGTACAGCACGCGGCATCCTCGCCGGAATCGGCAGTAGTTGGGCatctccgccaccgcctgcgCCACGCACAGCCCGCAGTCCGCCGCCGTGATGTCGCGCGTGCACCACCCGAGCCCGTAGATGGTCACCCCGTCCTTGAACCTCGCGGTCTCCCTCGCCAGCCCGCCGCCCcccgcgtcgccggcgtccgccgccacgcgcgccaTCACCTTCCTCTGCGCCTTCTCGAACGCCTCCGGGTCGGTGGCGTTCTGCGTGTTGAGGAGGATGAGCGCGTAGCCGGTGTCCGGGAGGCCGACGAAGTCGGCGTCGTCGTAGCGCGCGAAGCAGTAGTCGTACCAGACGCGCGCGTCGGCCCTGCCGCGGCAGGCCCCGGCGAGCtgcctggcggcggcggaggcgcagaGCGCGCAGTCGGGGGCCGGGATGTCGCCGCGGCACTGCGCGAGGCCCCAGATGGcggagccgtcgccgccgcggccggcggtggccgtggcGTAGTAGCCGGCGGAGGCGCGCGGCACCAGCTCGGAGAGCACCTGCGCCACGCTCGCCTGCGCCGGCGCGCCGCTCAGGTTCCTGGCGCAGTACGTGTTCAccgggtccacggcggcgcacggcgccgGCACAGTCGCCGCCACGAGCAGCAGCGCCACCAGCACGGCTACTAGTGGTGAACACGACGACGCCATCGCCATTGATGGACTGATGACTTGATTGTCAGCTAGCTTGTTGGTGGATTTGAGTGGCCTCGATCGCTAGCTTGTTATATGGAATGGAATGGATGGCTGTGCTTAGCTTGGTCCAAGCTAGTGAAGGTGAAGCTGCAGCCATGGTTGACCAAGGTAGCTAGTGCATGGGCCTGCCTCGTCGATTTTTTGGCTGCGACAACGCAGGCTCATGCACAAACTGACGAACCATTTCATTTCGACCCATTGGATGCATGCTGAAATTAATCAGAGATGCACATGTGTCATCTTCTAGATCCCTCACTCATTTTGGTCTCCATCGACATACATGGTCAACtagcaaattaattaagtttttttttaagaaagagaGTAACTAGTAGAGCAAATTATGCATTGCCAAGTAAGTATATCCTTATCTCAAATAGTTTGGCTACTATATATACATCTAGAGTATATATGTTTGGTCAAACATTTTAGACTTCAGTTGCTAGCGTGAATATATAAAACTAATTTTCTCTTCAAAAAGATGTACATTTATTGTTGCAGTAGTATATCTCTGACGACCTCTTCTCTAGCAACAAGATCTCTAGGTAATTAACACTTGTACACATTCAACTCGACCAACCAGGTCTGCATTTCTAGAGGAACTATAAACTGCAAGCAACTCTACAAAATGGAGTATATACGTAGCAGGTGCAAGTGTTGTACGAACCATTCATGCTGGCACTTGATCATTGATCACCATTTTCGTTACCTTGATATTAATTTCAAGAATTTTGTTACCTTGGTTCTACTAGTACCAGTAGTACTTAGGCCGGGGCTTCTAGTGGTCTACTGACCAAGTAAATAATGCAGCATTTGTTGACACTTAATTAGGACGTAATTATTAGTGCTTGCTCTGACCAGTTACGACGCCGATCTGTGTCCATATCGGTGGCGACATCATACTGGTCAAcgtttattaattaattagtggatATATGTGGAGACTATCCCGCTTAATTGCATGTGCTAACGAGCGATGGAGACATTTGTTAGGTCGCCAGTTTTACCAGTCTGCCACTCACTCGCTCAAGTCACTATCTTAATCTCTCTGTCTCAAACAGATCGCAGGATAATTACTCCTTCTGGAAGCAAGAAGCTTCAATCTGTTTTCGTAGGAACAAAATTAATCTAACTGTCAATAGGGGGGAAAAACACTCTCTCACCTTTTGTGTATGACAGCAACACTGAAGTTCCTCACTGACCCGGGGAgattttcatttcatttcaagTTACTAGCATGGTAGTTTGATCTTAGCTGCCTGCAGTGTTCTGCAATGTATGCTCTTAGTTTGCGTTGCTGCTATTTTGTTCTGCACGCAGAAAGGCCTTGATTTCTCTGAAGAACTGGTGGTGCTGGCTGGATTTCTTCAGGTAAGATATTTGCATTACCTTCATGCACAGTATATATGTCTGAAGAAACAAACGAGCAAAGTTTACATATATGGGGGGAAATAATCTGAATGCTGTATTATTGATAGATAAGTCTAGGTGAGATTATTTGCAGGGCTTGATATGAACATAATTGCACGCGCGTGTGGAGGAGAAGGGGCTTGCAAAAGACAGCCAATATTGCTGAGATCAAATATGCAACACTGTAACTGATCGATAGCACAACTCTCTTAATTTCTGAACATTTGGGCTCTGAAATCAAAAGTGGGAGCCTAATGCACACAGTTCTCTTAATCTGTAATTCTCtgaacatatatgtgtgtgaaaGTTTGGTTGATGTTATCTTGATCGTTCCAGTTCCAGAAGTATGTGTTGATCGAACGAGGAAGAAATTTTCAATTCAAATCTTGCCTGTTCCTATTCTCCCAGCGAAAAAGTGTGAAGAGAGTAAGGAGTTCATACTATTTGCATGTCGAAGCTTAAAGGTTATGGTCATACATATTTTCGTTAACTACGGATGAagatttacaaatagacttcaataattgtTTACTCCTTATGTGTTGGTTTTGTTTCGATGTTGTCGGATTGTTATGCTCTCTTGAGAGAATTTTGTATTAAGCGGTTGTAGCTTCTTTTGAAGTAAATGccgaaatttttttatattatctgaaaaaaaaaattcctccaGCGAAAAGTCTCACAGACAATTGTTTCCCACCCAATTGGCGTTGCGCGTACTCAATCGGATTACTCACATTGGTTCCCGAGTTGGATTGGTAGCGATCCACCTAGGGGCTGTCTTTCGAATGAAACATAAATACGAGGGCTATTTCTGAGAAAAGGCCGCACAAACTTGGAAATACACGTTGACCAAGTTCACTTGCCTGTAATAACTCTTTTtagatataatatataatattttcttaCATAGGTTTGTATATAATCTCTCATATTTCTCAAACTAGAGGTGAAAAAGTCATTTTAAGTCACTCTCGCTGACATGACACTCTAAATAGGAAAAAAGCTATCTCTCCCATGGTGTTTCcgtaataaaaaaattagaagagTGGTATCTCGATAGTGccactcgtaagagtggcaaatagttaaaaaaaaccCATATTCCTTCCGTCGTCTCCGACTCCGAACATCctctccggcggccggcggccatcgtCGTTGCCTCTCGGTACTCCCGCCCATGACCGCTGCCACGACCTAGCAATGGGGAGGCTTTCCTGTATCAAACGCCTTCCTCGATTCGCTCTCCGGCGCGGCGTCTCCGATGCTTTCCTCCGTCCCCTTCTCCGCACCGcattcctcctccgccgccgccgccgtctcagCACCGCGGAGAGCACTCATCCTCCGCGGCGGGGACGCTTCCGTCGGGACCCCGATTCTGATGAGAGCAAACTCGTCTCCCTCGCGCGGCAGCGTGGGGCGGCGGCCGCTCGCGCCATGTTCGACGGAATGCCGCGCCGGGACGATGCCGTCGCGTACGCCGCGATGGTCGGAATCCACCTCTGGGACCGGGACCTTCCCCACGCGGAGGCGCTCTACCGTGCGGCGCCACCGGATTGCCGGGGGATCCATCTTGACACTGTCATGCTCGATGGGTACGTCAAGGCAGGCCAGGTCGACCGTGCCCGCAGGCTGTTCGACGGAATGGCGGTGAAGAACGTGGTCGCCTGGACATGCATGGTCTCTGGATATTGCCGTGCGGGCCTTGTGGACGAAGCGCGCCGCCTGTTTGATTTGATGCCATACAGGAATGTTTTTTCGTGGACGACAATGGTGCAGGGTTATGCACACAATGGGATGCTACGGGAAGCGAGGGAGATGTTTGATAAGATGCCAGAGAGGAACGTGGTTGCTTGGACAGTGATGGTTAAAGCCTATGTTGATAATGGTTGTATTCAGGAGGCTTTGGAGTTGTTCAACAGGATGCCTCAGATGAATTCATATTCTTGGAATGCCATGGCAACCGGTCTTATGAGTGCTGGGAAAGTGGATGACGCGGTTCAGTTGTTTGATAAGATGCCACATAAGAATGTAGTCTCTTGGACTATAATGGTCACTGGCTTGGCACAGAATGGTTTTGTTTCTAGGGCAAGAGAGTTCTTTGACAGAATGCCAAAGAAGGATATTCCGGCATGGAATTCAATGATCACTGCTTATACCAATGAT
This window encodes:
- the LOC107277489 gene encoding uncharacterized protein, with the translated sequence MAEDDGGGDEWSGLEPFFYDEAVARADGERALERQREKERKEAEHQAWREACDAARDKILEYDPKHGCRTYTRLWFCSSILFNLDEESPIGPLCRTVDRGQPPLHRAGDSRLRMSLNVLAVNIVSSDVGYPVLVYGTVIARDVIDRKCLYLFRRTTDNPQLITSKDETLVLTGPTRSIEVSDSVFFEVNLKLKEEEDDGDVVVDDREFSKGLIEFRSLSMPRGVEDVVVGSCSTLDSRLSTVELSYAYIGGAVEAAVDVTLRLPAAAGAGRHRRCFHGQITACSSSIPDASIVLYDSSKVNATSNSSAGGAAGDVAVDLARRVMAVRAADELVLTLIAAAGDADCHHYRTNVEFTPRICGSESLEVSICGIKLLIKVSWSAF
- the LOC9267034 gene encoding uncharacterized protein, producing the protein MGMKFRVVCRKLYDYVRYDLKEIAFPSSLPDPPHIKKRPKLTLKDKWCILKEATRLYGASWVRDIGPDLRPNDYKKVKEEPDIKTEEGSSEPTTVEDLLGALKGGAEKAKPALQRMYMARASNYTDALKNYVESYKEGLKEHLEEEAMGKGHRQGNDATKPPQSPSS
- the LOC4337600 gene encoding cysteine-rich repeat secretory protein 55; the encoded protein is MAMASSCSPLVAVLVALLLVAATVPAPCAAVDPVNTYCARNLSGAPAQASVAQVLSELVPRASAGYYATATAGRGGDGSAIWGLAQCRGDIPAPDCALCASAAARQLAGACRGRADARVWYDYCFARYDDADFVGLPDTGYALILLNTQNATDPEAFEKAQRKVMARVAADAGDAGGGGLARETARFKDGVTIYGLGWCTRDITAADCGLCVAQAVAEMPNYCRFRRGCRVLYSSCMARYETYPFFFPLDGGQSADASASAAGDYDRVVLNP